aattttctaatttcgaagtttcatgaaaaatacaaaaaatgtcttagaataaattagtttcattttcgattgcatgcttatttttagaaaaaaatgtcatgtgcatgtcatataggattagattcatgaaatgcatgtcatttagtgattgttgctaggttcatttaattcgaaattgcatgtcattagaattaggtcatttagttatattgcattgcatattgcatgattttcattaaataagtgaaaaagaaaaaaacaaaaattgcgtgctAATTAGagatcatatctagggttgttgatgtgaattttgatttaacattgcagatgctttcgttgctttgaggtaagttttgcaattcattcattgtttatctgtgtgttaaattggtggtttgcgcacccgcatgatcgcctcacgtgttagggaaatagatttaaaatcaatccaagttgcattcaaaaacatttttgaaaataaaaagaaatggtaccgaatgGGCATTTGAAAagtctaatgtaaccaagtccccctACCCgaagtctctagttcgtaggagtaaaataatcctcccattattttacttaggtgtctaatcgacctaccataaactgattagtggcgactcctagataaaatctatttgcatgttaagaaattttaactaagtcgtgaattggtatgggcttgggagagcccgagctaagtttaggcttagtaatccattagccaaaccctaggtggtgcacctgaaaatttggtcgcgacagatCTCAAGCTGGAAGGCGATCCTGACTCTCCTGTATATTCGGACGTGAGTTCTAGCTGGAGTGTCGAAGAAGGAGGAGTCGAGACAGAAGATGAAGAACCTGAGGAGGAGCTTGAAGAGGAAGACCCTGAAGAAGAACCTGAGTTGGAGTTAGGAGAGGACCCCAAGAATGATCCGGAGTATGACCTGGATGAGGATTGAGACCCCTACCCTGTTTTGCAAACTCTAAGTTGTGATATGATGTGTGACAGATCTGACTggttaatagtattgtaatatatactatggGTTTGCTTTGtatgaaagtgtggttgtgatttttcagttgtgaaaaatatggtgctacttttttatcccattgttttattgtttggaaattttctatatgctttcacatgcgtattaaaatgaatgggtcaatgatgcgtcctgggacgtcactATTATATCGACCAGGTAAGgaatgtgtgcgtgcccgaggatcggggcgtgacatccccattttatggtatcagagcggagtttaagattggagtgataaggagcgatgGTTCATGGGATAGTAATAggaaggcctttaaattcatgctggtgcatgtctgtgttagctaaGTGCTAGAATTGCTTGTTGTTTGGATGGCTTTGTTTCTAATTCGATGTGGAATTGGAAACAGGTGTTAGTTGATAAAGTTGAGctatgagtgatcaggagcaaaGAACTCCTACCAAAAGGACCGTTCGTGCCGTGACTCGGGGTAGAACACCGACcagggtcggtacccgaggaggccGAGGTCGAGCGCCTTAGCGCGAGTGGAATGGCACCACCTGTAGTGGGTGCCAGGATAGCAGCCCCTGGTGATCCCAGAATAGAAGAGATTATGCAGGTGCTTGAGGCCATGAGAGATGTCATGGCACAGCAAACTCTGAATCAAGTTGCTGCTGCTGCACCTGTCGCCGCACCTATTATTGCACCTACCGAAGTTCAAGCTGAGAACATTGTGGCACGGAGAGAAAGGCCGATCCACAAGCTGGTGGAACAATTCTTGAGGTTGAATCCTCCTCAGTTCACTGGGTCAGGAGACCCCGAAGCTGCTGCTTTGTGGAttcaaaaactagaaaagacTTTTTCACTACTGATGTGCAATGAAACGGAAAAGGTAATCCTTGCAACTTACCAATTGGAGGGAGTTGCAAATACTTGGTGGAGAACCACACAGGGAGCAGTGTTCCCAGAAGGTGTAGTCTTGGAGTGGAACGCCTTCCTTGAGGCTTTCAATGACAAATACTTTTCAGAGACTGCCTGGGAGATGAAGATGGCAGAGTTTCAACGTCTTCTCCAAGGCTCAATGGCTGTAGATCAATGTGAGGTGAAGTTCGCTCAACTTTCACAATATGCTCCTGAGCTAATTGAGAATTCGGCAAACTGAGTGAGAAGGTTTAGGGGCGGATTCATGTTGGACTTAAGGAGTGTATTGATTTCGCTAAATCTGAGGAATTACAATGACCTATACCAGAGAGCCCAGATAATTGAGAGAGATTAGAATGAGAGAGCCGCCACATCTGGGTCAAGATTTAATGCAAGCAGAGATGCAATCCGACAAGGGAAGAGGCCCATGGTCAGAGGAAAATTCCAAGTCCCGCCTAACAAGAAGGGTGGATTTGGTAGGTCAGTACGTAGTAGGAGTGAAGCGTGTCGCTTTTGTGGAAGGCGACACGGGTCAGCCCCGTGCCCGTCTAGGCCGGGTGcatgttttgaatgtggccaatAGGGCCACATAGCCAGAAATTGTCCTAGAAGGCCAAGAGGACAACCACAGTTACCACCACCACCGTAGATGGGTCAGATCAGAGGGTATGCTCCTCATAACGTGCCATAGGGAGGACAGTTGAGACCTCCAGTACAGGGCACGGTGTACGTCATTACGCAAGGTCAGGCAGAGGCTACGGCTGACGTGATAACAGGTATGGTTTCACTGAACGACCATCCTGCTTACGCCTTATTTGATCCAGGAGCAACCCACTCCTTTGTTGCCGAGCAACATGTTAAGTTGATAGGAGTCAGTCCTATATTGTTGGAGTCGACattttgcatatctacaccattgaaggataaagttattgctgctttgggttgttctgggtgcaagttagagattggttagcgagaggggaaaatatatttactagtcctagccatgtacgactttgatttaataattggcatggaatggctcaccaagcaacgagcttgtgacatcccaaatttcatcgaccttcattagtgtaattagatcattaggaacttagattaattagattgggcCAGAAAGTAAACCCAGTGGACTTTGAGGAACGTGTGGGCTTGAGAGTAAGTGGGCCACACAATTTCTTTAGAACCGGGCTTGTAGATTTGAATGGGAAAGCTGGGCTTAGAATTGACTTGAAGTGGGCCAAGGTTCGGAATTATTAGATTTGTCGATTTAGTTTAGTGGGCCGGAATTGTTATAGATTAAGCCTATTGGGCCGAGGATGAATATTTAGGCCCGactgattttattttatagattatagttatgataacttgattaatgtttataatgctaatatcaatttctaactttagcattctttttgtgatgaattctttATAGACTAACGTTGACTAGTTGATATGTTATGTCATTCGATATGTTATACATATGTTATGACTTTGTATAATTGGGATTAAGTAGAAACAAAAGgcaattagatgaaaatattagaaGCTAATGAATTAACGAATGATATCGATTAACTATTAATTAGCGACGATCGACAGATGGCgaaaatcatcatgcatgaaAGCCACGAcacctctcttctctctttgtttttcttcaccCACGGTTTTGATTCCCACGAACCGAGACATGCAAACTTCAAGGAAAATAATCATTAGCAAACTTCATCATTATACTAGCCTAGGACTAGCTCATAGCCTATTTCCCCTTAAGCTTCatacacacacactctctctctctccatataaaacccagcaacccatcttcatcttcttctttctttttctctcggcTGAGCAGCGAAaaaccagaagcaaaccagcgatttcttcttcttgcatgctgattttgagtgttgatcttgaagcatctctgtgttgtttagtagctgaagcaaggtaaggaaagatctaactctaaattgaaagttatccatTGTTTCATCAAGGGAGCTTGAGGATCTAACCAAACAGTGATGGATATAGTTTGTAGTTGCTGTTTTGTGATTGATCTAAGCTTAGTGAGTGTTAGATTGAAGGTAGGAGCTATTGCATGTCACTCTTGAGTCTTGCATGTTTCGAAATCCTTGTGTGAGTATGCTGTTTTGTTGAGCGAAGTGATGAAATGGATGTCGAGTGTGTTGTTTTGGTAGAAATCGTGATAAGTGGCTTACGGATGCAACGACACTTCGAGCCGAGCTGTGGAATTGATCATTtgttagagaaagaaatgcttaAGTTGCTTTGAGTTGCTGTGAGTAAGCATTGGAGTATTTTAGAAGAGATTTGCGGATAGACAAGTTGTTTCGTTGAGTTAgaagtgagaaaatttgtgTATCTATTCTGTTCTAAGTGAAAACAGTTATGGAGTCTTCTGTTCTGTGTTATTTTCTTTAAGTATGTTAatggaaataagaaagaaaccatTCTACATGATAGAACATCTATAAGATCAAGTTATACACGTAGCTATAACCATATGACGATAAAAACATAGAGACATAAGTGAACTTAGTAAAACCAGTAAACTGTTTTGTGAGAAACGGTATGACCTTTACTGATTACatgaattttatgtaattacctagttagatttggactttgaatccttaatgaaaattatagaacacatcttaaggaatgacgtgtcaaaatttgagattaaatcgaTAAAATTTGGctagtgaaacaattttctttgtagataaaGAATCTGGACGTCGATACAGAGTGCTAGTAAAGATTATGGCAATTGTTACTCTTAATACAGTGAGAATCAGACTTAAGTTTCTTCATGAGAATTGTTATTCTATGTCtcaagtataacatactaaaatttggtaacatttcgACAAGAATTAATATATCTTCTGTGTCCGAAACCGAAACTGTACATTTAGTTAGTAAACTGTCTGGACCCGAGAATATATATTAGAGgttgtgtcttttatattaggcTTTTGTGATGAACGTAGAGTCTAATAAACCTCATAATAGAAGTTAGTCATATAAGAGTAAGTCTCATATATCATTTGagatataagtgcatatagaatcatgtgtgtgcaatgagtgcagtgcatagtgcttgattatgggataaatatctgttcgccatggaatgggacatgacgtaatgggttttatcttataatttggacacgcacgtgtgctaggttcatgagagtAGATAGATACTTTagagtcttttcttttgcatacgataaatgcattaatcaaaggtgtggtggtgtgaaacGTGTGCTTAAGATGAATGAACCCATCGGTACCGAGATACTGGTGATGCCCCCGGAAGTTTGGGATGCCCTTGCTGCGTGGTCTTGGATGCCTTGGTAGAgagatactgagatgcctcagagtgagatgcccttgtgtgtgatcaaggatgcctcagttgtgtgatactgagaggcctcggagtgagatgccccttgCTGTGTGGTCTTGGGAGGACCTCAGTTGTGTGATACCGGgttgcctcggagtgagatgcccacaattagaggtattgtggaagtcCGGATAACGTACTTTCCAGAAGTGACTCGATCGGCCGGTTGAATCCCAGTTAGTGATTGATCGATGGTGGATTTTatgcacactaaatataattatttggTGAGTGAGTTCATCTATTATTGTTGCATTATATTTTGATGtgagattgagtttgtgaaGGGTAAGTATAGAAGTGGATGCATGTAAGGTGATTTCTTACATGAAGTAATAGTATTGTTTATGCTGGTATATTTagcatcctaaattgtttgatgattcaCTTGTAACTTTGATGGCTatggattgtttaagttagagttttatcattctttaatgGGCAAGGTTGTTTGCTCCTACCTTACATTTTTagattgatagcatggatgtaccGCCAGTAGCTTGATACGGGGCGGTAGTGAgtcttgatgtttctcttcatgacgAGTATGATCCCGAAATTGACATGGTTTTCTCCAAATATGAGGCGACTTTATGGTTGGATGACGGTAGAGCT
This genomic stretch from Eucalyptus grandis isolate ANBG69807.140 chromosome 3, ASM1654582v1, whole genome shotgun sequence harbors:
- the LOC104440422 gene encoding uncharacterized protein LOC104440422, producing the protein MAPPVVGARIAAPGDPRIEEIMQVLEAMRDVMAQQTLNQVAAAAPVAAPIIAPTEVQAENIVARRERPIHKLVEQFLRLNPPQFTGSGDPEAAALWIQKLEKTFSLLMCNETEKVILATYQLEGVANTWWRTTQGAVFPEGVVLEWNAFLEAFNDKYFSETAWEMKMAEFQRLLQGSMAVDQCEVKFAQLSQYAPELIENSAN